A part of Cotesia glomerata isolate CgM1 linkage group LG4, MPM_Cglom_v2.3, whole genome shotgun sequence genomic DNA contains:
- the LOC123263714 gene encoding homeobox protein engrailed-1a-like encodes MSVVLTSMESAYSLRLGLSHHSHLHNHLLRSPSPKVDTISTISTQHQPVQDNDPPLRFSIVNILRPEFGRSAILSTKSHISPTKCKSPSNPKDLSHSTAKILALSSSYAVHRDREYFGDSSPIQRHSGLSRSGSLESLASNRSSLTGSLTGTPSLSSAASTAAESVSGDSLPSSTSSNPSLWPAWVYCTRYSDRPSSGPRTRRVKRADSDKPTPEDKRPRTAFSAEQLARLKTEFNENRYLTEPRRQQLSRELGLNEAQIKIWFQNKRAKIKKSSGKKNPLALQLMAQGLYNHSTVPVDDDGEEILPN; translated from the exons ATGAGCGTAGTGTTGACCAGTATGGAGAGTGCCTACAGTTTAAGGCTAGGTTTGAGCCACCACTCGCACCTCCACAACCACCTGCTCAGGTCGCCGTCTCCTAAGGTTGATACCATTTCTACCATTTCTACCCAGCACCAACCGGTCCAGGACAACGACCCACCTCTAAGGTTCAGCATTGTGAACATCCTCCGTCCGGAATTCGGCCGCAGTGCAATTCTAAGCACCAAGTCTCATATTAGTCCCACCAAGTGCAAATCTCCGTCAAACCCTAAGGACTTATCACACTCTACAGCCAAAATCCTGGCGCTCAGTTCGAGTTACGCGGTTCACCGCGATAGAGAGTACTTCGGAGACTCGTCTCCAATCCAAAGGCACTCTGGCCTGAGCAGAAGTGGCAGTCTTGAGAGCCTCGCCAGCAACCGCAGCTCGCTCACGGGATCTCTCACCGGAACACCCTCCTTGTCATCAGCCGCCTCCACTGCTGCGGAATCCGTCAGCGGAGACAGTCTTCCTAGTTCTACCAGTAGTAATCCAAGTTTGTGGCCCGCTTGGGTTTATTGCACTAGATATTCTGACAGACCTTCTTCTG GCCCTAGAACTAGGAGAGTAAAAAGAGCCGACTCGGACAAACCAACCCCTGAAGACAAAAGACCCAGGACTGCTTTCAGCGCGGAACAACTCGCTAGATTGAAGACTGAGTTCAATGAAAATCGGTATCTTACTGAACCAAGGCGCCAGCAACTTTCTCGCGAGTTGGGTCTCAATGAAGCGCAGATCAAAATTTGGTTCCAGAACAAACGCGCTAAGATTAAGAAATCTAGTGGGAAGAAAAATCCACTTGCTCTTCAGTTGATGGCTCAGGGGCTCTATAATCACTCTACTGTGCCTGTTGATGATGATGGCGAGGAAATTTTacctaattaa